CGCGCCATCGGCCGGGCCCCCATCTGCACGTCGTAACCCTGCTCGGCCAGCCAGTTGCGAGCCTCGTCGCTGACCTCAAGCATGACGCGCTTGTCCTCCAGCTGCGCCTGCAGCTCGGTGAGGAACTTGTCGACGATGCTCTTGATCACCTCATGACTCAGGCGACCGAACTGGATCACGGTGTCCAGGCGGTTGCGGAACTCAGGAGTGAAGCTCTTCTTGATTACCTCCATCGCATCCGAAGAATGATCCTGATAGGTGAAGCCTATCGATGCCCGGGCCGCAGTCTCGGCACCGGCATTGGTGGTCATGATCAGGATAACGTTGCGGAAGTCCGCCTTGCGCCCGTTATTGTCGGTCAGGGTGCCGTGATCCATCACCTGCAGCAGCAGGTTGAAGACCTCCGGGTGCGCCTTCTCGATCTCGTCGAGCAGCAGCACGCAATGCGGCATCTTGGTGATCGCCTCGGTCAGCAGACCGCCCTGATCGAAACCGACATAGCCTGGCGGCGCACCGATCAGTCGCGACACGGTGTGCCGCTCCATGTACTCGGACATATCGAAGCGCACCAACTCGATACCCAGCGCCTTGGCCAGCTGACGCGCCGCTTCGGTCTTGCCGACGCCGGTCGGACCGGCGAACAGGAAGGACCCCACAGGTTTGTCGGGCGCCTTGAGCCCGGCGCGCGACAACTTGATCGCGGTGGAGAGCGAGTCGATCGCCGCATCCTGACCGAACACGGTGAGTTTCAGGTCCCGCTCCAGATTGCGCAGCAGCTCCTTGTCCGAACTGCTGACATGCTTGGGCGGAATGCGCGCGATCTTGGCGACAATGTCCTCGACCTGAGCCACCTCAATACGCTTTATGCGCTTGTCTTCCGGCTGCAGACGCTGATAGGCGCCCGCCTCATCGATTACATCGATGGCCTTGTCCGGCATGTGCCGATCATTGATGTAGCGGGCCGCCAGCTCGGCCGCAGCGCGCAACGCCTCATCGCTGTACTCGATGCTGTGGTGCTGCTCGAAGCGCCCCTTCAGGCCGCGCAGGATGCCGATGGTGTCCTCGACGGAGGGCTCGACCACATCGACTTTCTGGAAGCGCCGCGCCAAGGCGCGATCCTTCTCGAAAATACCGCGGAATTCCTGGAAAGTCGTCGAGCCGATGCAACGGATCTCACCCGATGAAAGCATGGGTTTGAGCAGGTTGGACGCATCCATCACCCCACCAGACGCCGCGCCGGCACCGATGATGGTATGAATCTCGTCAACGAACAGGATGGCATGAGGGCGCCTGCGCAACTCATTGAGCAGCGCCTTGAAGCGCTTCTCGAAATCGCCTCGATACTTGGTGCCGGCCAGCAACGCCCCAAGATCCAGGGAATAGACCACGCTGTCCGCCAGCAGGTCGGGCACCTGCTCGTCGACGATGCGCTTGGCCAGCCCTTCGGCGATGGCGGTCTTGCCCACACCGGCCTCGCCGACCAGCAGCGGATTATTCTTGCGCCGACGGGCAAGAATCTGCGCCACGCGCTCCACTTCCAGCTCGCGCCCGACCAGCGGATCGATACGGCCAAGGCGTGCGAGTTCGTTCAGGTTGCTGGCGTAGGCATCCAGCGGGTTGCCCGAGGTGGACGATTCGCCACCCTCTTCATCCTGCAGCTCCTGATCCGCTTCCGGATGACCGCTATGCCCAGGCACCTTGGAGATGCCGTGGGCAATGAAGTTGACCACGTCGATGCGGGCAACACTCTGCTGCTTGAGCAGAAATACCGCCTGGCTTTCCTGCTCGCTGAAGATCGCCACCAGCACATTGGCCCCGGTGACCTCACGCTTACCGGAGCTCTGCACATGGAACACCGCGCGCTGCAGCACGCGCTGGAAGCCCAGGGTAGGCTGAGTTTCGCGCTCCTCGTCATGCTGCGGAATCAGTGGTGTGGTGGAATCGATGAATTCCTGTAGGTCATGCCGCAATTTGTCCAGATTGGCGCCGCAGGCGCGCAGCACGCTGGCGGCGGCCTCGTTGTCCAGTAAAGCCAGCAGGAGGTGCTCAACCGTCATAAATTCATGACGCTTGGTGCGAGCCTCTTTGAAGGCCATATTGAGGGTGACTTCGAGCTCTCGATTTAACATAGCTTCACCTCATGCCCAAGCGGCCGGCGTTAACCGTCCTTCTCGATCTCACAGAGTAATGGATGCTGGCTTTCTCTTGCGTATTGGTTGACCTGCATAGCCTTGGTTTCGGCAATATCCCGGGTAAACACTCCGCATACGGCCCGCCCCTCTGTATGGACGGTAAGCATGATCTTGGTCGCAAGCTCCCGGTTCAGATTGAAGAACACTTCGAGCACCTCGACCACGAAATCCATGGGTGTGTAATCGTCATTGAATAAGACCACCTTATACAGCGGTGGTGCCTGCAGCGCCGGTTTGGATTCCTGTACGGCAAGGCCGGTGGAGTCGTCCTCGTGCGTTGCAGGGCGGTCCTGATTGAATGTTAGTCGAATCTGGCTACTTGCATGCATGCTGAAATTTAGCTTCGCGGTTGGACGAATTCGGATGCTAGACGGAGTTTGAACGGCTTCTCAGCCGGTTGCAGCATTGCCTTGACTATCGGCAAAACGGTGTTACAAACAATGAATACCCACTATGGGTAGAGGGATTCCGCGCCTTCGCCCAACCTGGTCGATTCAAGCGCGGAGTCGAAGTGGATGATACTCCAGTGATGGAGTCCTTTGCAGAGGGATATGAGCATGCTTAGCGGTAAGGTCAAGTGGTTCAACAACGCCAAAGGCTACGGATTCATCCTCGCCGATGGCCGAGATGAGGACCTGTTCGCCCACTACTCGGCTATTCAAATGGACGGTTACAAAACGCTCAAGGCCGGCCAGCCGGTAAACTTCGACATCATTCAGGGTCCCAAAGGGCTCCATGCCGTGAACATTTGCGCCACCTCGGTCACCGCCGAAGCGCCTGCTGCCGCCAGTCAGCCACAAAGCACGGCAATAGAAGCCTGATACCCGGGCCAGCCACTCGCCCATAAAAAGGCCGGTCAATTGACCGGCCTTTTTCTTGCCCCTGATCAGCTCACATGTGCGCGATCATGGCGTCGCCAAACTGCGAACAAGACATCAGCGTGGCGCCCTCCATCAGGCGCTCGAAGTCATAGGTCACGGTCTTCGCTGCGATGGCCCCGTTGGTGCCCTTGATGATCAGGTCAGCCGCCTCGGTCCAGCCCATGTGACGCAGCATCATCTCGGCAGAGAGGATGACGGACCCCGGATTGACCTTGTCCTGGCCGGCATACTTGGGCGCGGTGCCGTGAGTCGCCTCGAACATGGCAATGGTGTCGGACAGGTTGGCGCCAGGGGCGATACCAATCCCCCCCACCTCGGCCGCCAGGGCGTCGGACAGGTAGTCACCATTGAGGTTGAGGGTGGCGATCACATCGTACTCGGCCGGGCGCAGCAGGATCTGCTGCAGCATCGCGTCGGCGATCGCATCCTTGACCACGATGGTCTTGCCAGTCCTGGGGTTCTTGAACTGCATCCAGGGGCCGCCGTCGAGCAGCTCGGCGCCGAACTCATCACGCGCCACCTCGTAGCCCCACTCCTTGAAGGCACCTTCGGTGAACTTCATGATGTTGCCCTTGTGGACGAAGGTCACCGAGCTGCGATCATTGTCGACGGCATACTGCAGCGCCTTGCGCACCAGGCGCTTGGTACCTTCCAGGGAAACCGGCTTGATGCCGATGCCGCAATTTTCGGTGAAGCGGATTTTCTTGACGCCCATTTCCTCGGTGAGGAACTTGATGACCTTCACGGCCTCCGGGGAGCCGGCCTTCCACTCGACGCCGGCGTAGATGTCCTCGGAGTTCTCGCGGAAGATCACCATGTCGACATCGCCCGGCTTCTTGACCGGGCTCGGCACGCCTTCGAACCAGCGCACCGGGCGCTGACAGACATACAGGTCAAGTTCCTGGCGCAGGGCCACGTTCAACGAGCGGATGCCGCCGCCGACGGGCGTGGTCAGCGGCCCCTTGATGGACACCACATAGTCGCGAACAGCTTCGAGGGTTTCCTTCGGCAGCCAGGTGTCCTGATCGTAGACCTGAGTGGCCTTTTCGCCGGCGTAGACCTCCATCCAGGAAATCTTGCGCTGGCCCCCGTAGGCCTTTTCCACGGCCGCATCGACGACCTTGATCATCACCGGGCTGATATCTACCCCGATGCCATCCCCCTCGATGAAGGGGATGATCGGATTGTTTGGCACATTGAGGGACATATCGGCATTGACGGTGATTTTGTCACCGGTTTCTGGCACCTGGATCTTTTGGTATCCCATGCTGGACTCCGTCTTGTGGTTAAACAGCGGTCAACGACCGAGAGTAGCGCACTTGAATCGGCTGAAACCATATGTTCGTTGGTCTCATGCACAAGAGCGTTCTGCGGCACTACGCCGCAGTGATATACTCCGCGGATGACTAATGAGTCAGAAGGGTCTGCTTGTCTCGAACGAGGTGAGCGTCTCTTGGAACTGGCGACTGGCTATCGCGATTCGCCGGATCGAAATGCTCGACACTCTACTGGTGCATCCATCATCACTGCGGCGAGTTCTCGACCCCTGACCCTAAACGGAGGGTCTTGGCGCCTACCTGCGCACGTCGAGATTCTGTGTACGCTCAGCAAAGAAGAGAGTTAACTCTAAATGTCCAACCGTTCGAAGATTATCTATACCTTCACCGACGAAGCTCCAGCCCTCGCCACCTATTCGCTCCTACCGATTGTAGAAGCCTTTGCAGCCTCTGCTGACATAGCCGTCGAAACTCGCGACATCTCTCTTGCTGGACGCATTCTTGCCAGCTTTGCCGATCAGCTGGATGCCGGCAAGCAGGTTAGCGACGACCTCGCCGAGCTGGCCGTGCTGGCCACCTCGCCGGACGCCAACATCATCAAGCTGCCGAATATCAGCGCCTCCGTCCCCCAGCTCAAGGGCGCGATCGCCGAGCTGCAGGCCCAGGGCTACAACATTCCCAACTTTCCGGAAGACCCGCAGACCGACGCCGAAAAAGATGTCCGCGCCCGTTACGCCAAGGTGCTCGGCAGCGCGGTAAACCCGGTTCTGCGTGAGGGCAACTCCGATCGCCGCGCCCCGGCGGCCGTCAAGGCCTATGCGCGCAAGCATCCGCACTCGATGGGCAAGTGGAGCATGGCCTCGCAATCCCACGCCGACTACATGCGCGGCGGCGACTTCTTTTCCAGCGAGCAGTCCATCACCATGGGCAAGGCCGGCGATGTACGCATCGAGTTCGTCGGCAAGGACGGCCAGGTCGAGGTGAAGAAACAGCTCGCCCTGCAGGAAGGCGAAGTGTTCGACAGCATGTTCATGAGCTGCCGCAAGCTGCGTGACTTCTTCGAGAAAACCCTGCAGGACTGCAAGGAAACCGGCGTCATGTGGTCGCTGCACGTCAAGGCGACGATGATGAAGGTTTCGCACCCCATCGTCTTCGGCCACGCCGTCAGCGTGTACTACAAGGAGGTCTTCGATAAGTACGGCGAGCTGTTCAAAGAACTGGGCGTGAACCCGAACAACGGCATCAGCAGCGTCTACGACAAGATCAAGGTGCTGCCGGCGTCGCAGCAGGAAGAGATCCTGCACGATATCCACGCTTGCTACAGCGGCCGCCCGGAAATGGCCATGGTCGATTCGGTCAAGGGCATCACCAACCTGCACATTCCGAGCGATGTGATCGTCGACGCCTCCATGCCGGCGATGATCCGCAGCTCCGGGCAGATGTGGGGCAAGGACGGCAAGCTCAAGGACACCAAGGCCGTCATGCCGGAAAGCACCTATGCGCGCATCTACCAGGAGATGATCAACTTCTGTAAGACCAACGGCGCCTTCGACCCGACCACCATGGGCAGCGTGCCAAACGTCGGCCTGATGGCGCAGAAGGCCGAGGAGTACGGCTCCCACGACAAGACCTTCGAAATGACCGTCGACGGCACCATGCGCGTGGTCCTGGCTGACGGCACCGTGGTGATGCAGCACGAAGTGGAAGCCGGCGACATCTGGCGCGCCTGTCAGACCAAGGACGCGCCGATCCGCGACTGGGTCAAGCTGGCCGTGACCCGCGCCCGTCAGTCCAACACCCCGGCGATCTTCTGGCTCGACCCGGAGCGCGCCCACGACCGTCAACTGCAGAAGAAGGTCGAAGCCTACCTGCAGGAGCACGACCTGTCGGGCCTGGACATTCGCATGATGGGCTACAACGAAGCCATCCGCGTGAGCATGGAGCGCATGATCCGTGGCCAGGACACCATTTCGGTGACCGGCAACGTGCTGCGCGACTACCTGACCGACCTGTTCCCGATCATGGAGCTGGGCACCTCGGCCAAGATGCTGTCCATCGTCCCGCTGATGGCCGGCGGCGGCATGTACGAAACCGGCGCCGGCGGCTCGGCGCCGAAACACGTCCAGCAACTGATCGAAGAGAACCACCTGCGCTGGGACTCGCTTGGTGAATTCCTGGCCCTGGCGGTATCGCTGGAAGAAACCGGCATCAAGACCGACAACCCGAAAGCCAAACTGCTGGGCAAGACCCTCGATGCGGCCACCGGCAAACTGCTCGACAACGACAAGTCGCCGTCGCGCAAGACCGGCGAACTGGACAACCGTGGCAGCCATTTCTACCTGGCACTGTACTGGGCCCAGGAGCTGGCCGCGCAGAGCGAAGACCTCGAGCTGCAGGCGCGCTTCGCGCCGCTGGCGAAGGCCCTGAGCGACAACGAGGAAGCCATCGTCGCCGAACTCGCCGCGGTCCAGGGTCAGCCGGTGGACATCGCTGGCTATTACCGCTCCAATCCGGAGCTGACCAGCAAGGTCATGCGTCCGAGCACCACCTTCAACGCCGCCCTGGCAGCACTGGCGTAAGGCGCAACACGCACCACCCCGCAGAGACCCCGGCCAAGTGCCGGGGTTTCTGTTTCTGCGCTCAGGTAACCCGTGGCGTCGCGGTTGCTATGATCGCCCCTCCTTGACGAGGCTAGCTGCTATGGATTGGAACCCACACATCACCGTTGCCACTGTTATCGAAGACCGAGGCCGCTTCCTGTTGGTGGAGGAGCGCAAAGGCGGTCGCCTGGTGCTCAATCAGCCTGCCGGTCACCTCGAGGCCAATGAAACCCTGCGCCAGGCCGCCGTGCGCGAGACCCGTGAAGAAACCGGCTGGGATGTCGAGCTCATCGGCGTCGTCGGGGTTTACCTGTATACCGCGCCGAGCAATGGCGTGACCTATCAGCGCGTGTGCTTTGCGGCCAGAGCCCTCGCCCATGACCCGAAACGCCCGCTCGACACCGGCATCGTCGGCGCCCCCTGGTTGAGCCGCACCGAACTGGCCGCCCAGCCCGAACGCTGGCGCAGCGAACTGGTGCTGCGCTGCATCGACGACTACCTCGCCGGTCCCCTGCACGACCTGGACGTGATCCGCGACTGAACGCCACCTTCGCCTTGCCACAGCCGGCCTGTTAGAATTTCGTCCTTTTGCAGACTTGCGCCGAATCCCTATGCCCGATCCAGTCCTGCCATCCTCAGAAAAGCCACGCGTCATAGTCGGCATGTCCGGCGGCGTCGACTCGTCCGTTTCCGCCCTGCTGCTGCTGGAACAGGGCTATCAGGTCGAAGGCCTGTTCATGAAGAACTGGGACGAGGACGACGGCACCGAATACTGCACGGCCATGGACGACCTGGCCGATGCCCAGGCGGTGTGCGACAAGATCGGCATCAAGCTGCACACCGCCAACTTCGCCGCGGAATACTGGGACAACGTGTTCGAGCACTTTCTCGCCGAGTACAAGGCCGGCCGTACGCCCAACCCCGACATCCTGTGCAACCGCGAGATCAAGTTCAAAGCCTTCCTCGACTACGCCCTGGCCCTTGGTGCCGACCTGATCGCCACCGGCCACTACGTGCGCCGCCGCGATGTCGATGGCCGTACCGAGCTGCTAAAGGGCCTGGATCCGAACAAGGATCAGAGCTATTTCCTGCACGCCGTCGGCGGTGAGCAGATCGCCAGGACCCTGTTCCCGGTAGGCGAGCTGGAGAAACCGCAGGTGCGCGCCATCGCCGAGAAATACCAGCTGGCCACGGCGAAGAAAAAGGACTCCACCGGCATCTGCTTTATCGGCGAGCGCCGCTTCAGCGACTTCCTCAAGCAGTACCTGCCGGCCCAACCCGGCAACATCGAAACCACCGCCGGCGAGGTGATCGGCCGCCACCACGGCCTGATGTACCACACCATGGGCCAGCGCCAGGGCCTCGGCATCGGCGGCCTGAAGGATGCCGGGGACGAGCCCTGGTACGTGCTGCGCAAGGACCTGCAGCGCAACGTCCTGGTGGTCGGCCAGGGCAACGATCATCCCTGGCTGTTCTCCCGCGCGCTGCTGGCCTCCGAGATCTACTGGGTCAACCCGATCAACCTCGACAGCCCGCGCCAATTGCACGCCAAGGTCCGTTATCGCCAGGGCGATCAGCACTGCGCCCTGGAGAAGACCGCCGAGGGCTATCGCGCGGTGTTCGAGCAGCCGCAGCGCGCCGTGACGCCCGGTCAGTCGGTGGTGTTCTATGACGGCGAGGTGTGCCTCGGTGGCGGCGTGATCGAAGCGGCAGAACCCGCATTTCCCGAGGATGGACGCCCATGAGCCCGATCCAGGAGCAACTGGTCGCCCTCGGCGCCGTCTTTCAATCCGCGGTGCTGGTCGACAAGCTGGCCAGGACCGGCCAGATCGGCGAACCGGCACTGACCTGCATGCTGGGCAGCCTGCTGGTGCGCGATCCGCAGAGCACCCTTGAGGTCTACGGTGGCGACGATCTCGGCCTGCGTGACGGCTATCGCGCACTGGTCGGCGCCCTGGAGCGCGACCCGAGCAGCCTGCAACGCGACCCGCTGCGCTATGCCCTGGCCCTGCTTGGGCTGGAACGGCAACTGGAGAAGCGCGGTGACCTGCTGCAGATCATGGGCAGCCGACTGAACCAGATCCAGCAGCAGACCGAGCATTTCGGCCTGGTTCACGAGAACGTGATTGCCTCCTGCGGCAGCCTGTACCAGGACACCATCAGCACCTTCCGCCAGCGCATCCAGGTGCAGGGCGACATGCGCCACCTGCAGCAGCCGAGCAACGCGTCGAAGATCCGCGCCCTGCTGCTGGCGGGCATTCGCGCGGCGCGCCTGTGGCGCCAGCTGGGCGGACACCGCTGGCAGCTGGTATTCAGCCGCGGCAAGCTGCTCAAGGAACTCTATCCCTTGCTGCGCGGCTGAACGATGCAGCCGCGCCTGGTCAAACCCCTGCAAGGCGCCGCCCTGCTGGCGTGCTCGACGCTGCTGTTCGCGCTGATGGGCATGGGCATTCGCGAGGTGTCCGTCAGCGTCAACAACGAGTCGGTGGTGTTCTTCCGCAACCTGGTCGGCGTGCTGTTCTTCCTGCCGCTGATCCTGCTCAAGGGCTGGCGCCCGCTGCGCACCGAACGCCTGCGCTCGCACCTGTGGCGCTCCACCTACGGTCTGGCGGCGATGTACTGCTTCTTCTACGCCATCGCCCACCTGCCCCTGGCCGATGCCATGCTGTTCACCTATTCGGCGCCGCTGTTCACCCCGCTGATCGCCTGGTGGTGGCTGAAGGAGCCAATCACCCGGCGCATGCTACTGACCAGCGGTGTCGGCCTGTGCGGTGTGCTGCTGGTCGCCAAGCCCTCCGCGGCGCTGTTCGACGCCCAGGCGCTGGTCGGCCTGGCGGCGAGCATCCTGGCCGCCTTCGCCTTCGTCTCGATTCGCGAGATGAGCGACACCGAGCCGGCCTTTCGCATCGTCTTCTACTTCGCCCTGTTCGCCAGCCTCGCCTCGGCGATCCCGCTGACCTGGGCCTGGCAGCCGCTGAACGAGCGAGAACTGGGCGCGCTGTTGGCGATCGGCCTGCTCGCCACCGTCAGCCAGATCATCATGTCCAAGGCCTACGGCCTGGCGCCACCTGGACTGATCGGCCCCTTCGCCTACCTGGCGATCGTCTTCGCCGGCCTGCTCGCCTGGCTGCGCTGGGGCGAAACGCCGGACCCGACCTCGCTGTCGGGCGCCGCACTGATCTTCGTCGCCAGCCTGCTGTCGATCCGCCGAACCGGCCGCTGAACGGTGTCACGCCGATCGCGGCCCGGGCCGCGATTTCATGTATGATATGCGCCCTTTTCAACGCCCGACTGTCCGAGAACGCCTCCCATGCAGCTTTCTTCGCTCACCGCGGTTTCCCCCGTCGATGGCCGCTACGCCGGCAAAACCAGCGCCTTGCGCCCCATTTTCAGCGAATTCGGCCTGATCCGTTTCCGCGTCCTGGTCGAAGTCCGTTGGCTGCAACGCCTGGCCGCCCATGAGGGCATCGGCGAAGTCGCGCCCTTCTCCGCCGAGGCCCAGGCGGTTCTCAACGAGCTGGCGGACAACTTCGCCCTCGAGCACGCCGAGCGGGTCAAGGAGATCGAGCGCACCACCAACCACGACGTCAAGGCCGTGGAGTACCTGCTCAAGGAGCAGGCCGCCAAGCTGCCGGAGCTGGAAAAGGTCAGCGAATTCATCCACTTCGCCTGCACCAGCGAGGACATCAACAACCTGTCCCACGCCCTGATGCTGCGCGAGGGCCGCGACAGCGTGCTGCTGCCGCTGATGCGCCAGACCGCAGGCGCGATCCGCGAGCTGGCGGTGAAGTTCGCCGACGTGCCGATGCTCTCGCGTACCCACGGTCAGCCGGCCTCGCCGACCACCCTCGGCAAGGAACTGGCCAACGTGGTCTACCGTCTGGAGCGGCAGATCGTTCAGGTCGCGGCGGTACCGCTGCTGGGCAAGATCAACGGCGCCGTGGGCAACTACAACGCCCACCTCTCGGCCTACCCGCAGGTGGACTGGGAAGCCAACGCCCGCGACTTCATCGAGGGCGACCTGGGCCTGCTGTGGAACCCCTACACCACCCAGATCGAGCCGCACGACTACATCGCCGAGCTGTTCGACGCCATCGCCCGTTTCAACACCATCCTGATCGACTTCGATCGCGACGTCTGGGGCTACATCTCCCTCGGCTACTTCAAGCAGAAGACCATCGCCGGCGAGATCGGCTCCTCGACCATGCCACACAAGGTCAACCCGATCGACTTCGAGAACTCCGAAGGCAATCTGGGCATCGCCAATGCGCTGTTCCAGCACCTGGCCAGCAAGCTGCCGATCTCGCGCTGGCAGCGCGACCTGACCGACTCCACCGTGCTGCGCAACCTCGGTGTCGGCTTCGCCCACAGCGTCATTGCCTACGAGGCAAGCCTCAAGGGAATCAGCAAGTTGGAGCTCAATGCTCAGCGAATTGCTGAAGATCTGGACGCCTGCTGGGAAGTCCTCGCCGAGCCCATCCAGACCGTGATGCGCCGCTATGCCATCGAGAACCCCTACGAGAAGCTCAAGGAGCTGACCCGTGGCAAAGGCATCAGCCCGGAGGCCCTGCTGAACTTCATCGACGGCCTGGACATGCCGGCTGCGGCCAAGGCCGAGCTCAAGCAGCTGACCCCAGCCAACTACATCGGTAATGCGGTGGCCCAGGCCAAGCGCATCTAAACGGCGACAGCCCATTGGACGCCCGGCTGTGCCGGGCGTTTTTATTTATGGGTATTTATTACTTTCAAGGGCTTACCGATGAATCCTGATACTCCGCTGCAACTGCTGGGCGGCCTCACGGCCCGCGAATTCCTGCGCGACTACTGGCAGAAGAAACCCCTGCTGGTGCGCCAGGCCATGCCCGGCTTCGAGAGCCCGATCTCGCCGGACGAACTCGCCGGCCTGGCCCTAGAAGAAGAAGTCGAATCTCGCCTGGTCCTCGAGCACGGCGAGCACCCCTGGGAGCTGCGTCGCGGCCCCTTCGCCGAAGATGCCTTCGCCGCCCTGCCGGAGCGCGACTGGACCCTGCTGGTGCAGGCCGTGGATCAATTCGTCCCGGAGGTCGCCGAGCTGCTCGAGCAGTTCAAGTTTCTGCCCAAGTGGCGTATCGACGACGTGATGATCAGCTTTGCCGCCCCCGGCGGCGGTGTCGGCCCGCACTTCGACAACTACGACGTGTTCCTGCTGCAGGGACATGGCAAACGGCGCTGGCAGGTCGGCCAGCTATGCAATTCCGACAGCCCGCTGCTGGCCCACGCCGACCTGAAGATCCTGGCCGAATTCGAACAAACTGAAGAATGGGTACTGGAACCCGGCGACATGCTCTACCTGCCGCCGCTCCTGGCCCACTGTGGTACCGCTGAGGATGACTGTATGACGTATTCCGTAGGCTTCCGCGCGCCAAGCGCCGCCGAAGTGCTGACCCATTTCACCGACTTCCTGGGCCAGTTCCTGCCCGAGGAAGAGCGCTACAGCGACGCCGGCGCCGAGCCGGCCAGCGACCCGAACCAGATTCAGCGCGATGCCCTGGATCGCCTCAAGGCCCTGCTCAACGAGCACATGGGCGATGAGCGCCTGCTGATGACCTGGTTCGGCCAGTTCATGACCGAGCCCCGCTACCCGGAACTGGTCAACGGTCTGGACATCGACGAGGCGGCCCTGCTCGGCAGCCTGGATGACGGCGCCGTGCTGGTCCGCAACCCCAGCGCCCGCATGGCCTGGTCCGAAGTCGGCGAAGACCTGGTGCTGTTCGCCAGCGGCCAGAGCCGCCTGCTGTCGGCGAGCCTGCGCGAATTGCTCAAGCTGGTCTGCTCGGCCGATGCCCTGCACATCGACAACCTTGGCCAGTGGCTGAGCGTCGACGAGGGGCGTAATCTGCTCTGGGAACTGGTCAAGCAAGGGAGCCTGGAGTTTGCCGATGAATGAGATCCACGTTCGCCTGGCCGACTGGCACAAGGACAACGCCGAGCTGCGGCGCATCCGTGAAACCGTGTTCGTCGCCGAGCAGGCCGTGCCACCGGAGCTGGAGTGGGACGCCGAAGACGCCGAGGCCCTGCACTTCCTCGCCTATGAAGGCGACTACCCGATCGGCACCGCGCGCCTGCTGCCGGACGGGCACATCGGCCGAGTGTCGGTGCTCAAGGACTGGCGCGGCCTGAAGGTGGGCGATGCGCTGATCCGCGCGGTGGTCGCCGAGGCGGAAAAACGTGGCCTGCGCCAACAAATGCTCAGCGCCCAGGTGCACGCCACGGCCTTCTATGAAAGGCTAGGCTTTAGCATAGTCAGCGACGAATACCTCGACGCCGGCATTCCCCACGTGGACATGGTGCGCCATAGCCCAACCCCCTGAGGTCCGCATGAACGACGCAGACGCCCTGCCCGGCATGACCGACAGCGACGAGCCACAGGAGCTTCCCGCTATCGAGTTCGAGTCACCGGGGCGTTTTGCCGTGCACAACCCGGCGCCGCCAGCGGCAGATGGCCAACGCTGCGAGCCGGCACCCTTCAAGCTGGGCGAGCACCTCGCGCTGGAGCGCTTCAGCCAGCCCGAGCAGGCCCGCGCCCACGCCCTGGCCCTGCTGCAACAGGCCCGACGCAACCTGTGCATCTTCAGCGACGACCTCGAGCCCTGGCTCTATCACCACAGCAGCGTGCAAGACGCCTGCGCCCGCTTCCTCCTGGCCAACCCGAAGAATCGCCTGCGCATCCTGCTGAGGGACGTAACCCGCGCGGTCAAGGACGGCCATCGCCTGCTCAGCCTGTCACGCCGCCTGTCGAGCAACCTGCAGATACGCAAGCTGCACCCGGATTACCCGGCCGAAGACCTTGCCTTTCTGCTGGTCGACGACTGCGGC
The genomic region above belongs to Pseudomonas benzenivorans and contains:
- a CDS encoding histone acetyltransferase HPA2 — protein: MTDSDEPQELPAIEFESPGRFAVHNPAPPAADGQRCEPAPFKLGEHLALERFSQPEQARAHALALLQQARRNLCIFSDDLEPWLYHHSSVQDACARFLLANPKNRLRILLRDVTRAVKDGHRLLSLSRRLSSNLQIRKLHPDYPAEDLAFLLVDDCGLLLRPELDQFAGYALYQDPARVRLRQAQFDQAWETSITDPDLRSFLL
- a CDS encoding ribosomal protein uL16 3-hydroxylase, with product MNPDTPLQLLGGLTAREFLRDYWQKKPLLVRQAMPGFESPISPDELAGLALEEEVESRLVLEHGEHPWELRRGPFAEDAFAALPERDWTLLVQAVDQFVPEVAELLEQFKFLPKWRIDDVMISFAAPGGGVGPHFDNYDVFLLQGHGKRRWQVGQLCNSDSPLLAHADLKILAEFEQTEEWVLEPGDMLYLPPLLAHCGTAEDDCMTYSVGFRAPSAAEVLTHFTDFLGQFLPEEERYSDAGAEPASDPNQIQRDALDRLKALLNEHMGDERLLMTWFGQFMTEPRYPELVNGLDIDEAALLGSLDDGAVLVRNPSARMAWSEVGEDLVLFASGQSRLLSASLRELLKLVCSADALHIDNLGQWLSVDEGRNLLWELVKQGSLEFADE
- a CDS encoding GNAT family N-acetyltransferase; protein product: MNEIHVRLADWHKDNAELRRIRETVFVAEQAVPPELEWDAEDAEALHFLAYEGDYPIGTARLLPDGHIGRVSVLKDWRGLKVGDALIRAVVAEAEKRGLRQQMLSAQVHATAFYERLGFSIVSDEYLDAGIPHVDMVRHSPTP
- the purB gene encoding adenylosuccinate lyase, whose translation is MQLSSLTAVSPVDGRYAGKTSALRPIFSEFGLIRFRVLVEVRWLQRLAAHEGIGEVAPFSAEAQAVLNELADNFALEHAERVKEIERTTNHDVKAVEYLLKEQAAKLPELEKVSEFIHFACTSEDINNLSHALMLREGRDSVLLPLMRQTAGAIRELAVKFADVPMLSRTHGQPASPTTLGKELANVVYRLERQIVQVAAVPLLGKINGAVGNYNAHLSAYPQVDWEANARDFIEGDLGLLWNPYTTQIEPHDYIAELFDAIARFNTILIDFDRDVWGYISLGYFKQKTIAGEIGSSTMPHKVNPIDFENSEGNLGIANALFQHLASKLPISRWQRDLTDSTVLRNLGVGFAHSVIAYEASLKGISKLELNAQRIAEDLDACWEVLAEPIQTVMRRYAIENPYEKLKELTRGKGISPEALLNFIDGLDMPAAAKAELKQLTPANYIGNAVAQAKRI